CTTCTGGTAAAGCAGTAATAAATGATTAGGATCTGTATCTTCACATTGAAATTTAAACAGAAAAGGAAGTTTGGTATTTTAAAGGTGTAAATTGTAACCAAAGGAGGCCATATATCTGACTCTGATATAAATAATGAAACATAGAATGAACCAGACTTCATATGAAGGTTTGCAGAAAGATTGAACTACCAGAATTCGTCACCTCAGAGCTGACAAAGCAACAGTTCTCATGATGGTGGAAATAAAATGctgtaaataaatttgaataaaaaaaataaaaagaaaaacagaaccaAAAGATGCAATTTATCTCACTCTGACAATTTTCAAAACAGATTATGAATCAAATTAATCGTGCTCTCCAATGCAATGAATCAGAGTTCATGCAATTCATAACATAAAGAAGTCTATGAACTTAAGTGATGAAACACTGAATGAAGCAGTCCCCATAGGAACATTTAGAGAAAGGATTGAACTACCAGTATGTATCAACACCTACAATCCATCACATCACAGCAAGAGTTTTAGATCAATTTGAGTTTGCTTAAGCAGAACCATATTAAAATAAACTATAATTAgatgtttctttttttcattttgtgtcAAGAAACCTCACTGAGATATGACACGTCCACATACACATGGAAACTATAACATTTAGTTGGAGTAAACATGGTTTGGAAGCTCTGGTCAAATTACCCTAGTAATCTTTACACGTTATGACACAATGCAGATGTATTTGCAGACATATGCGTCCACATACACATGGAAACTATAACATTCAACTGAGTAAAAATACCTTGTGCACACCACGAAATCCCCAACCCCTCTTGGGATCCACTCCTTGGGCTTCCATTTCGTATGTTTCAAGCCACCTAAGAAAATCGTCAAAATCTTCTTCAGCACCAACTTTCTTTGTGTCATTAGTGTCACTGTCGGTTGAGCTACTCGAGTACCACAACTTTGAGCTTCTTTGCCTGCCCACCGCTGTTATACAGCTCATGTTAACCATAGACATCAAATGATCTATCTAAAACAATCAGCCTCCACATACACACACTCACCAGTCACCACTATTTCAGTGCATGTTAAAGTGTACATTCTCATTAAGATCACATTATGTAAAACAGTAGCAATTACCTCAATGACAACCCAACATCAAAAACATCATAACCAAAGCCTCACGCTTTATGATCAAGTACTCAATTTTGAAGAAGGTAAGTACCCATTCTCTCTTCATGACAAAACAGAAAGCATAGAGAGTGAAATTCTATATAATCATCATTAGATCCGCATGATCTTCGTTACAAAGAAAGCAGAGAGAAAGCATCAAATATTTATAGACCAATTGGGAAATTAAAGATTCAATTTTGAAGAACCCAACAATCAATTACCAAGAAATTGAAATAGAGCTTACCTCAGTATTGGAAGTATTGTCGGCGCCGGACCGAACTATTGATTGGCCCGAGAGTCGTCGATTTTGGAAGCTCAGTTCCCTATTTGAAAACTCGATCGTTCCCTCTCTCTCATCGCGCGAAGCAAAGAAGCATGCCCTCGCTCTCATCGTGCGAAGCAAAGAAGCatagtcacattcaacaacaaaattttatttcgTCAAACTCAGTCATACCGTTCTGTTGACCGCTGACGTCAGTTTaatctctttaatttttttattaatttgctCATCCAATACGTCATCATCTCTTCGACATTCTATTTTCCTCACCCAGTACGTCACCCCAGCCCAAACCTAAAATCTCCTCCCTCTATATGTATAGCATTTAACTCCATTGAAGGTAGCTCATACTTCCATATCTGTCTGTCTCTTACCTTTTACTAGGTGAACTACATTAAGCCTCAACACCAAAACCATCAGTTAAGAATCTGCAACAAAGAAAATACTAATGTCTAACGAGCAAGAACACCCCAGGAAGGCAGTTGGATGGGCTGCAAGAGATTCATCTGGCGTTCTCTCTCCCTTCAGTTTCTCCAGAAGGTAGATTGTCAACTAGTACAACACTTCTTGCTCGATCTTCAGAttaaaccatatatatatagtacatgTTTGTTTTATAGCTAGTTCTGAAGTTCAACCGATTTGATTGCAGGGAATCCGGAGAGAAAGACGTGACATTCAAAGTGTTGTATTGTGGGATTTGCCATTCGGATCTTCACATGGTCAAGAATGAATGGGGCTTCTCTACCTATCCTCTGGTTCCCGGGTACGTTCGACCTATTCCTGCACACTCTTTACTAGTATAACTGGAAAAGGTGTTTaccattttatttatattaatgCTTGAACCCTCTTCAGTAATCTAATATGAACACAATTTGGCAATGCAGGCATGAGATTGTCGGTGAAGTAACGGAAGTAGGGAGCAATGTACAAAAATTCaaagttggagacaaagtcGGTGTTGGATGCATAGTTGGAGCTTGCCGATCTTGTGATAGTTGTACCGACCATCTTGAGAACTACTGCCCCAAACAAATACTCACGTACAGTGCCAAGTACTATGACGGAACCACCACCTATGGCGGTTACTCTGACATTATGGTTGCAGATGAACACTTCGTACTCCGTATCCCGGACAACCTACCCCTTGATTGTGCTGCTCCTCTCCTATGTGCCGGAATCACAACCTACAGCCCGTTGAGATATTTTGGACTTGACAAGCCCGGCATGCATGTGGGTGTGGTTGGCCTAGGTGGTTTAGGCCACGTCGCAGTGAAGTTTGCCAAGGCAATGGGAGTGAAGGTTACAGTGATCAGTACGTCCCCTAAtaaggaggaagaagcagttAAACACCTAGG
This portion of the Rosa chinensis cultivar Old Blush chromosome 1, RchiOBHm-V2, whole genome shotgun sequence genome encodes:
- the LOC112197375 gene encoding probable mannitol dehydrogenase; the encoded protein is MSNEQEHPRKAVGWAARDSSGVLSPFSFSRRESGEKDVTFKVLYCGICHSDLHMVKNEWGFSTYPLVPGHEIVGEVTEVGSNVQKFKVGDKVGVGCIVGACRSCDSCTDHLENYCPKQILTYSAKYYDGTTTYGGYSDIMVADEHFVLRIPDNLPLDCAAPLLCAGITTYSPLRYFGLDKPGMHVGVVGLGGLGHVAVKFAKAMGVKVTVISTSPNKEEEAVKHLGADSFLVSRDQDQMQAAIGTMDGIIDTVSAQHPLLPLIGLLKSHGKLVMVGAPEKPLELPVFPLLMGRKMVAGSGIGGMKETQEMINFAAKHNITADIEVIPIDYLNTAMERLAKADVRYRFVIDIGNTLKARS
- the LOC112197460 gene encoding uncharacterized protein LOC112197460 isoform X2; translation: MRARACFFASRDEREGTIEFSNRELSFQNRRLSGQSIVRSGADNTSNTERWAGKEAQSCGTRVAQPTVTLMTQRKLVLKKILTIFLGGLKHTKWKPKEWIPRGVGDFVVCTRDT
- the LOC112197460 gene encoding uncharacterized protein LOC112197460 isoform X1, with protein sequence MRARACFFASRDEREGTIEFSNRELSFQNRRLSGQSIVRSGADNTSNTERWAGKEAQSCGTRVAQPTVTLMTQRKLVLKKILTIFLGGLKHTKWKPKEWIPRGVGDFVVCTRFPSTGS